The genomic stretch CCGCTCTCTTCACTGCACTTGATTTCAATATCGCTGCGATCAGAAAACCCGTGCTTGTCGAACACGAACATCATGCGCGTCGATTTGTTCGATTCGACGCGCGGCGTATAAGCTTCTTGCAAAGGCTCAAGCTCTTCTTCTTTGACTCTCTTCTTGAAGAGCAGCATTGAACGCGCATTCTCCACCAAACGGAATCTTACAAAACCGATGTCATACGGAATGCGTGACTTGTTCACCAGCGTGCAAATAACAAAAAGCTTTTCTTCGATCATCGCCATGTGATCCACGGCAAACGTCACGTCCGAATTCACCACGCTGTAGGTATAAGGTCGCGGCGTTTTGAGATAGGAGTTGAGCACATTTTTTGTCTTGGGTGAAAGAGCCTTCAAACCCACGGCTTTGGTTGGCGCGCTTTTCGGCGGCGTCACCGCTTCGTTATCCGCCTGATGCGACCTTCCGTTTTTGCCCTCCGCCGCCAGATTCGACG from Cytophagia bacterium CHB2 encodes the following:
- a CDS encoding DUF4138 domain-containing protein; the encoded protein is MKTLNTLFAALLLITNSAPAQAPSTVRVKPGFATIIVCPAPPELVTVGNPEQFSTQSSANYILVKPLVNQGSTNMFIKSGPDSYNLLLQVSAQPDLEIRLQPAAQPPSNLAAEGKNGRSHQADNEAVTPPKSAPTKAVGLKALSPKTKNVLNSYLKTPRPYTYSVVNSDVTFAVDHMAMIEEKLFVICTLVNKSRIPYDIGFVRFRLVENARSMLLFKKRVKEEELEPLQEAYTPRVESNKSTRMMFVFDKHGFSDRSDIEIKCSEESGRRDLAIKVPGSFVE